Proteins from one Congzhengia minquanensis genomic window:
- a CDS encoding ThuA domain-containing protein → MSKINVTVWNEFIHEKKEEAITKIYPQGIHGAIAQILRSEETMQVRTATLDMPDHGLSNEVLNSTDVLIWWGHIAHEKVSDVVAERVKQRVLAGMGLIVLHSGHLSKPFVKLMGTCCRSKWRENDEKERIWIIEPSHPISRNLPEYIDLPQEETYGERFDIPTPDELVFISWFSGGEVFRSGCCYKRGLGKIFYFRPGHEAYPTFYRKDIIQILKNAIEWAKPSNGPTPSFGYFDALENISNKYEDADESVKKHENLYKLEDV, encoded by the coding sequence ATGTCAAAAATTAATGTTACAGTTTGGAATGAATTTATTCATGAAAAAAAAGAGGAGGCCATTACAAAAATATATCCTCAAGGAATTCACGGCGCAATTGCGCAAATTCTGCGAAGTGAGGAAACAATGCAAGTTAGAACTGCAACTCTTGATATGCCGGATCACGGGCTTTCAAATGAAGTTTTAAACAGCACCGACGTTTTAATCTGGTGGGGGCATATTGCCCACGAAAAAGTTTCTGATGTTGTGGCGGAGAGAGTGAAGCAACGGGTATTAGCCGGCATGGGACTGATTGTGCTCCACTCCGGACATTTATCCAAGCCGTTTGTGAAGTTAATGGGAACGTGCTGCCGCTCTAAGTGGCGTGAAAATGATGAAAAAGAACGAATTTGGATTATTGAGCCTTCTCACCCAATTTCGCGGAACCTGCCGGAATATATTGATCTGCCGCAAGAAGAAACGTATGGCGAACGATTTGATATACCAACACCTGATGAATTGGTGTTCATTAGCTGGTTTTCCGGTGGAGAGGTTTTCAGAAGCGGTTGTTGCTATAAGCGGGGACTTGGCAAAATATTTTATTTTCGTCCCGGACACGAAGCATACCCAACTTTTTATCGTAAAGATATCATTCAAATATTAAAAAATGCGATAGAATGGGCAAAACCTTCAAACGGACCGACCCCCTCTTTTGGATATTTTGATGCATTAGAAAATATATCCAATAAATATGAAGACGCAGATGAAAGTGTGAAAAAACATGAAAACTTGTATAAACTGGAGGATGTATAA
- a CDS encoding YgjV family protein produces MIIITQIFGIAAMIFLFMLYQQQNRKHLLVCKLCANFFWSVHYLFLGAYGGMIPNFVGIFRELVFVNRENKKWANHIIWPLVFIILNWVPGLITYKTAVNLLPITASSCVTLSLWCKKPKITKIISVPVSIMFMIYDVFVHSWIGFINESIALSSIIFYFIKEKRNV; encoded by the coding sequence ATGATCATAATAACTCAAATTTTTGGTATAGCGGCAATGATATTTCTTTTTATGCTTTATCAACAGCAAAATCGCAAGCATTTACTGGTATGCAAATTATGTGCTAATTTTTTTTGGTCGGTTCATTATTTATTTTTAGGGGCATACGGCGGAATGATACCAAACTTTGTAGGAATTTTCAGAGAACTCGTTTTTGTAAATAGAGAGAATAAAAAATGGGCAAATCATATAATTTGGCCGCTTGTCTTTATTATTCTGAATTGGGTACCGGGACTTATCACTTATAAAACTGCTGTTAATCTATTACCGATAACGGCATCTTCATGTGTTACTCTATCTCTGTGGTGTAAGAAACCGAAAATCACAAAAATAATATCCGTACCAGTATCAATTATGTTTATGATATATGACGTTTTTGTACATTCATGGATTGGATTCATAAATGAAAGCATTGCGCTTTCTTCAATTATATTTTATTTTATAAAAGAAAAGAGGAATGTTTAA
- a CDS encoding cell wall hydrolase, whose amino-acid sequence MAFSDVELLARTILCEAGGEGDTGMKAVATVIMNRATVGYGEYGRVNNGLRDVLYQPGQFDCLRETIGGRYNPQNIYNMRPEQIHYDIANWAIAGNKIGTVAFSLWYYNPFSPNCRPNFPSDVGFFVIRIGNHCFYNPTEAYAQT is encoded by the coding sequence ATGGCATTTTCTGATGTAGAGCTTTTGGCACGAACGATTTTGTGCGAAGCCGGAGGCGAAGGAGACACAGGAATGAAAGCTGTTGCAACTGTGATTATGAACAGGGCTACAGTAGGATATGGAGAATACGGCAGAGTAAACAATGGATTACGGGATGTGTTATACCAGCCGGGGCAGTTCGACTGCCTGCGGGAAACCATTGGCGGAAGATATAATCCGCAAAACATTTATAATATGCGGCCGGAACAAATTCACTATGATATTGCAAACTGGGCAATTGCAGGAAACAAAATCGGAACGGTTGCATTTTCGCTGTGGTATTACAACCCTTTTTCACCAAACTGCAGGCCAAATTTTCCGTCAGATGTTGGTTTTTTTGTAATCAGAATTGGAAACCATTGTTTTTATAACCCGACGGAAGCTTATGCGCAGACATAA
- a CDS encoding AraC family transcriptional regulator, with protein MNTRYEEYFGFKSKLPFTLYVGLERTPENCSNEANWHENLEIQVCEEGEGTVLLDGEKHHFLTNDIVVVNSNVIHHTGTENNLKYSCLIIDTKFCEQADIDHTAFLFEPHFKSKTFIDLLNNLQTIYNNNKDICRVAKSKEIVLKILIELCEHHISKVNKSMQKKSLETVRQTINYIRQNYNRTLSLDEISKNVLMDKYSISREFKKITAQTIFQYINNYRCKRAAELILSGKTVQEAAFMCGFHNMSYFTKVFKKYMRELPSKYKK; from the coding sequence ATGAATACTCGATATGAAGAATATTTCGGTTTTAAGAGTAAATTGCCGTTTACACTTTACGTTGGGTTGGAAAGAACGCCGGAAAATTGCAGCAATGAAGCAAATTGGCATGAAAATCTGGAAATTCAAGTGTGTGAAGAAGGTGAAGGAACCGTATTGCTGGACGGGGAAAAACATCATTTTCTTACAAACGATATTGTAGTAGTGAACTCAAACGTAATACACCATACCGGAACGGAAAATAACTTAAAATATTCCTGTCTTATTATTGACACAAAATTTTGTGAACAGGCGGATATAGATCACACGGCCTTTCTATTTGAACCTCATTTTAAGAGCAAAACATTTATAGACTTATTGAATAATTTACAAACAATATATAACAATAATAAGGATATCTGCAGAGTTGCCAAATCAAAAGAAATTGTTTTGAAAATATTAATTGAATTGTGTGAACATCACATATCAAAAGTTAATAAATCAATGCAAAAAAAATCGCTGGAAACGGTTAGACAAACAATAAATTATATCAGACAGAACTATAACAGAACGCTTTCGTTAGATGAAATATCAAAAAATGTATTAATGGATAAATATAGTATATCGCGGGAATTTAAAAAAATAACAGCACAGACGATATTTCAATATATTAATAATTATCGCTGTAAAAGGGCAGCAGAGCTTATTCTAAGCGGCAAAACCGTGCAAGAAGCTGCTTTCATGTGCGGCTTTCATAATATGTCTTATTTTACAAAAGTGTTTAAAAAATATATGAGAGAGCTCCCTTCTAAATATAAAAAATAA
- a CDS encoding HAD hydrolase-like protein, with amino-acid sequence MQGRDIILFDLDGTLTDSKEGIFNSIRYALKFFDIEETDDEKLSLFLGPPLVQAFMKYYQMSEKNAELALVKYRENFVKKGIYQLSMYDGIDQMLKTLKENRMTVCLATSKPLKFAEQIVKRIGIAPYFDYLAGATMDETRNEKADIIDYVITQNGFHKDRILMVGDRENDVKGAHQNHVEVLGVLYGYGSRLELETAGCIHFAKTVAETKSFILQ; translated from the coding sequence ATGCAGGGCAGGGATATCATACTTTTTGATTTGGACGGAACACTGACAGACTCAAAAGAAGGCATTTTTAACTCAATACGGTATGCACTGAAATTTTTTGATATAGAAGAAACAGACGACGAGAAGTTGAGCCTGTTTTTAGGGCCGCCTTTGGTTCAGGCATTTATGAAATATTATCAGATGAGCGAAAAAAACGCAGAGCTGGCTTTAGTGAAATACAGGGAGAATTTTGTCAAAAAAGGAATTTATCAGCTTTCTATGTATGATGGAATTGACCAAATGTTAAAAACATTAAAAGAAAATCGAATGACGGTGTGCCTTGCCACCTCAAAACCGCTGAAATTTGCAGAACAAATTGTAAAACGGATTGGAATCGCACCATATTTTGATTATTTGGCCGGTGCGACCATGGACGAAACGAGAAATGAAAAAGCAGATATTATTGACTATGTGATCACCCAAAATGGATTTCATAAAGACAGAATTTTAATGGTGGGCGACAGAGAAAATGATGTAAAAGGAGCGCATCAAAACCATGTGGAGGTTCTGGGCGTGCTGTATGGCTATGGGAGCAGGCTTGAACTTGAAACAGCCGGATGCATTCACTTTGCAAAAACAGTGGCAGAAACCAAAAGTTTTATATTACAGTAA
- a CDS encoding CCA tRNA nucleotidyltransferase, whose amino-acid sequence MPNTVNRIINTFIKNGFFAYAVGGCVRDSLLNTVPSDWDICTSALPKDIKRLFQKTVDTGIQHGTVSILLDGGIFEVTTFRCDGDYKDHRWPEHVTFTKSITEDLARRDFTVNAMAYNETEGFIDPFGGAKDLKNKCIKCVGDPDTRFLEDALRMLRAVRFAAQKDFKIEEKTLASIQKNAALVQNLSAERVIAEITKILLSDHLEQIKTLYDVGILRFIMPELCKCFDTPQNIKWHIYDVGTHSLTAAQFLEKKSYLRFSALMHDWGKPGTKGKNPDGSDSFRNHAKLSVALAEDFCNRYKFSNADKSKILRLIKFHDRQILPEKKYIKRAVNDVGDDIFLDLINLKRADCKAQNFALTAPRLETYDEIERLYRQIKEDKESFSLKHLAVNGNDLKALGLEGKQIGKALSFLLYHVIDHPEDNQKEILLKKIK is encoded by the coding sequence ATGCCAAACACGGTGAACCGCATTATTAACACGTTCATAAAAAACGGATTTTTCGCCTATGCCGTCGGCGGCTGCGTTCGGGACAGCCTGTTAAATACAGTTCCATCAGACTGGGACATTTGCACTTCGGCACTTCCCAAAGACATAAAACGGCTGTTTCAAAAAACAGTTGACACGGGAATTCAGCACGGAACCGTCAGTATTTTATTAGACGGCGGAATTTTTGAGGTGACCACGTTCCGCTGTGACGGTGATTATAAAGACCACCGCTGGCCGGAGCATGTGACCTTTACAAAATCCATTACAGAGGATCTTGCCCGCCGGGATTTTACGGTGAACGCCATGGCCTATAACGAAACAGAGGGATTTATTGACCCCTTTGGCGGCGCTAAGGATTTGAAAAACAAATGCATAAAATGTGTCGGCGACCCTGACACAAGGTTTTTAGAAGACGCACTTAGAATGCTGCGGGCTGTGCGCTTTGCTGCACAAAAGGATTTTAAAATTGAAGAAAAAACTCTGGCTTCCATTCAAAAAAACGCCGCTTTGGTTCAAAATTTAAGTGCGGAACGGGTGATTGCAGAGATTACAAAAATTTTGTTGTCTGACCATTTGGAACAAATAAAAACGCTTTATGATGTTGGAATTTTGCGGTTCATTATGCCTGAACTATGCAAATGCTTTGATACGCCCCAAAACATTAAATGGCACATTTATGACGTGGGAACCCACAGTTTAACGGCGGCACAGTTTTTGGAGAAAAAATCCTACCTTCGGTTCAGCGCTTTGATGCATGACTGGGGAAAGCCCGGTACAAAGGGAAAAAATCCTGATGGGAGCGACAGCTTTCGCAATCATGCGAAGTTAAGCGTCGCGCTTGCGGAGGATTTTTGTAACAGGTATAAGTTCAGCAACGCAGATAAAAGTAAAATACTGCGGCTGATAAAATTTCATGACAGACAGATTTTACCGGAAAAAAAATATATTAAGCGCGCGGTAAATGACGTTGGGGACGACATTTTTTTAGACCTGATCAATTTAAAGAGGGCGGACTGCAAAGCACAGAATTTTGCGCTTACCGCTCCGCGCCTTGAAACATATGATGAAATTGAGCGGCTTTACCGTCAAATAAAAGAAGACAAGGAGTCTTTTTCATTAAAACATCTTGCAGTTAACGGCAATGATTTAAAAGCTTTGGGACTTGAAGGAAAACAAATTGGCAAGGCGTTATCCTTTTTGTTATACCATGTGATTGACCACCCGGAAGACAACCAAAAAGAAATTTTATTGAAAAAAATAAAATAA
- the dnaN gene encoding DNA polymerase III subunit beta — translation MNLKCKRTDLIEAVNIVEKAVPVKTTLPIMEGIYLEAKDDCFHLVGNNMDLGLECVIPAEVKEKGMVVVKANLFSVAVKKLPDFEEDVYLEVDDKEQIKIACGNAKFDFATASAEDFPLLPLVEDENCFEIKETYLKNMVRQTVYAISTKEDKPVLTGIYFDISDGTIHVVGCDGYRVAIRKEEIDTDKEIKFILPGKNAKELLSIIGDSEDSIQISLSKNNVKMSLKNCTFVSRIIDGEYLNYKSVADHKNNLVIEVETKKILNSIDRAAMIVSESAKSYVLLNIEDDNVFINCESVMGKVNDKFSVNMIGEPMQIAFNPRYLIDAFKNVDDETVKFSFSTPVTPTVISPVEGDRFTYIVLPVRMK, via the coding sequence ATGAATTTAAAATGCAAACGAACCGATTTGATTGAGGCTGTGAATATTGTAGAAAAAGCCGTTCCCGTTAAAACGACGCTTCCCATTATGGAGGGGATCTATTTAGAAGCCAAGGACGATTGTTTTCATTTAGTCGGCAATAACATGGATTTAGGGCTGGAATGTGTCATTCCTGCCGAAGTGAAAGAAAAAGGCATGGTTGTAGTGAAAGCAAACCTGTTCAGCGTGGCAGTGAAAAAGCTGCCTGATTTTGAAGAAGACGTTTATTTAGAGGTTGACGACAAGGAGCAAATTAAAATTGCCTGCGGCAACGCAAAATTTGATTTTGCAACCGCTTCAGCAGAAGACTTTCCCCTGCTTCCGTTGGTGGAAGATGAAAATTGTTTTGAAATAAAAGAAACATATTTAAAGAATATGGTGCGCCAGACAGTTTATGCCATCAGCACCAAAGAGGATAAGCCCGTTTTAACCGGCATTTATTTTGACATTTCAGACGGAACTATTCATGTGGTAGGTTGCGACGGATATCGGGTGGCAATTCGGAAAGAAGAAATAGACACAGACAAGGAAATTAAATTTATTTTGCCGGGAAAAAATGCAAAAGAGCTTTTGTCCATTATCGGCGACAGTGAAGATTCTATTCAGATTTCCCTGTCGAAAAACAACGTAAAAATGTCTCTAAAAAACTGCACCTTTGTTTCCAGAATTATTGACGGGGAATATTTAAACTATAAATCGGTTGCTGACCACAAAAACAACCTTGTAATTGAGGTGGAAACAAAGAAAATTTTGAATTCCATCGACAGGGCGGCGATGATTGTCAGTGAATCGGCTAAATCCTATGTTCTGTTAAACATTGAAGACGACAATGTGTTTATCAACTGCGAAAGCGTTATGGGAAAAGTGAACGATAAGTTCAGTGTGAATATGATTGGCGAACCCATGCAGATTGCATTTAATCCACGATATTTAATCGACGCATTTAAAAATGTAGACGACGAAACGGTGAAATTCAGCTTTTCCACACCGGTTACGCCAACGGTTATCAGTCCTGTTGAGGGCGACCGTTTTACCTATATTGTTTTGCCCGTCCGCATGAAATGA
- a CDS encoding AraC family transcriptional regulator: MNCVKMEQLISIDYHIINVFAMNQCWENNHVFDTVFHTGRPTSALLYVEDCTAEYILDNNKRFFVKKGEIVYIPQGAKYKTVFHHTIKGKTSSMLIEFTTTDLSGMPFVFCSHIMKLSDVQGINKTLFIEIISLYLSPVQSLAMIKSILYKFLSELSDARRLKNINSKEFSQIAKGILYLENNISFDKSIAEIAAMCHVSTSCFRRLFKKYSGLPPVQYQIGVKVDYAKKLLLSNTMTVSEISERLGFQDLPYFCKFFKKHTGTTAKEYLALSKK; this comes from the coding sequence ATGAATTGTGTAAAAATGGAACAGCTTATTTCAATTGATTATCACATAATAAATGTTTTTGCAATGAACCAATGCTGGGAAAATAATCATGTGTTTGATACGGTGTTTCATACAGGGCGGCCTACATCAGCTCTTTTATATGTAGAAGACTGCACTGCAGAATATATCTTAGATAACAATAAGCGATTTTTTGTTAAAAAGGGCGAAATTGTGTATATTCCTCAGGGGGCAAAATATAAAACGGTTTTTCATCATACGATTAAGGGGAAAACATCATCTATGCTGATTGAATTTACTACCACAGATTTAAGTGGAATGCCATTTGTTTTCTGTTCCCATATTATGAAGCTATCAGATGTACAGGGGATCAATAAAACATTGTTTATAGAAATTATTAGCTTATATCTTTCGCCGGTCCAGTCACTTGCCATGATAAAGTCGATATTATACAAGTTTTTATCAGAATTAAGCGACGCACGTAGATTAAAAAATATTAATTCAAAAGAATTTTCACAGATTGCAAAAGGAATTCTTTACCTTGAAAACAACATATCTTTTGACAAAAGCATTGCAGAAATTGCTGCTATGTGTCATGTAAGCACTAGCTGCTTCAGAAGACTCTTTAAAAAATATTCCGGGCTTCCCCCTGTACAATACCAAATTGGTGTAAAGGTAGATTATGCAAAAAAATTACTGCTGAGCAATACCATGACGGTAAGTGAAATATCAGAAAGACTTGGTTTTCAGGACCTGCCTTATTTTTGTAAATTCTTTAAAAAACACACCGGCACGACAGCTAAGGAATATTTAGCACTGAGCAAAAAATAA
- a CDS encoding Gfo/Idh/MocA family protein yields MVNIGIIGVGGIANSTHIPQILESNGGQLCAICDIDKKRLRQTGKKYHIPPELQFENYLDLINCEKVDAVEICTPNYLHVKMAQDAIAAGKAVNVEKPLSVNFGEASKLNSFAANPTVPNMMCFSYRFMPAVRYAKEILDKGMLGKIISVNVEYLKSSAFSKDRRLEWRFIKKYAGTGVLGDLGVHLIDMAQLLIGEMKRVCATCGIVIKERPKEGSKELGAVETDDYCNFLVDFENGVTGTFSITRCAIGHNNTIKYQIFGTKGVISFDLTRTDILQVCLGEIDTESCGMHEIKVPKRFSISQEQMFIDLLNGKECSLLPTIADGLKCQKILDALLLSSENKQWVDLI; encoded by the coding sequence ATGGTAAACATTGGAATTATTGGAGTTGGAGGAATTGCTAACAGCACACACATTCCTCAGATTTTAGAAAGCAACGGCGGACAGCTATGCGCCATTTGCGACATTGATAAAAAACGACTGCGTCAAACAGGTAAAAAATATCATATTCCGCCGGAACTTCAATTTGAAAACTACTTGGATTTAATCAACTGTGAAAAAGTGGATGCTGTGGAAATTTGTACACCGAATTATCTTCACGTAAAAATGGCACAAGATGCTATTGCCGCTGGTAAAGCGGTAAATGTTGAAAAACCGCTGTCGGTTAACTTTGGTGAGGCAAGTAAGTTAAACTCTTTTGCTGCCAATCCTACCGTGCCGAATATGATGTGCTTTTCTTACAGATTCATGCCTGCGGTGCGGTATGCAAAAGAAATTTTAGATAAAGGAATGCTTGGCAAAATTATTAGCGTAAATGTGGAGTATTTAAAATCCAGTGCCTTTTCAAAAGACCGTCGGTTAGAATGGCGTTTTATAAAAAAATATGCAGGAACTGGTGTTTTAGGTGATTTAGGCGTGCACTTGATTGATATGGCCCAGCTTTTAATTGGCGAAATGAAACGTGTATGTGCAACTTGCGGCATTGTTATAAAAGAACGTCCAAAAGAAGGCAGCAAGGAATTAGGAGCTGTTGAAACCGATGATTATTGTAACTTTCTTGTTGATTTTGAAAACGGTGTTACTGGTACATTTTCCATCACAAGATGTGCAATCGGTCACAACAACACAATCAAATATCAAATATTCGGTACGAAGGGCGTAATTTCATTTGATTTAACCCGGACGGATATCTTACAGGTCTGTTTGGGCGAGATTGATACCGAAAGCTGTGGAATGCACGAGATTAAGGTTCCCAAAAGATTCTCTATTTCCCAGGAGCAAATGTTCATAGACTTGTTAAACGGTAAAGAATGTTCACTTTTACCCACCATTGCGGACGGTTTAAAATGTCAAAAGATTTTAGATGCATTGCTTTTATCCTCAGAAAACAAACAATGGGTTGATTTAATATAA
- the rny gene encoding ribonuclease Y → MNDLTLIIICAAALVLIIVAWVIAFKMGDASRKKKDEAEIGSAEAEAKRIIEAAKKEGESKKKEAILEAKEENHKSRQELDKEIKDRRNEISRQERRIQQKEENLDKKTDAIEKKEEALSKKDKDLDALREEIEKIKQKELNMLEQLAGLSKDEAKQYLLEKLENEVKHEAAIMVKDIEAQAKENAEKTAKNIIAGAIQKCAADHVAEATVSVVNLPNEEMKGRIIGREGRNIRTLETLTGIDLIIDDTPEAVILSGFDPVRREIARLSLEKLIVDGRIHPARIEEMYEKAKKEVETQIKQEGENATFETGVHGLHPEIIKLLGKLRFRTSYGQNVLKHSIEVSHIAGLIAGELGADITMAKRAGLLHDLGKAADHEMEGSHVTIGADLAKKYKESKDIVHAIMAHHGDIEATTVVAVIVQAADAISAARPGARRENIESYIKRLEKLEEIANSFEGVEKSFAIQAGREVRIMVSPENIKDDSITLIARDIVKKIENELEYPGQIKVNVIRETRAVEYAK, encoded by the coding sequence ATGAATGATTTAACACTAATCATAATATGTGCTGCCGCACTTGTTTTGATTATTGTTGCGTGGGTTATCGCATTTAAAATGGGCGACGCTTCCAGAAAAAAGAAAGACGAAGCAGAAATCGGTTCTGCTGAAGCAGAAGCAAAACGGATTATTGAAGCTGCCAAAAAAGAAGGCGAAAGCAAGAAAAAAGAAGCCATTTTAGAGGCAAAAGAAGAAAACCATAAATCAAGACAAGAGCTTGATAAGGAAATAAAAGACAGGCGCAACGAGATTTCAAGGCAGGAGCGGAGAATTCAGCAAAAGGAAGAAAATCTCGATAAAAAAACAGATGCCATCGAGAAAAAAGAAGAAGCTTTAAGCAAAAAGGATAAAGACCTTGATGCACTGCGGGAAGAAATTGAAAAGATAAAACAAAAAGAGTTAAACATGTTAGAGCAGCTTGCCGGTTTGTCGAAAGACGAAGCAAAACAGTATTTACTGGAAAAGCTTGAAAACGAAGTGAAGCACGAAGCGGCAATTATGGTGAAAGACATTGAAGCTCAGGCAAAAGAAAACGCCGAAAAAACAGCGAAAAACATTATTGCGGGCGCCATTCAGAAATGTGCGGCCGACCATGTTGCAGAAGCAACTGTTTCCGTCGTGAACCTGCCCAATGAGGAAATGAAAGGCAGAATTATCGGCCGTGAGGGACGTAACATCAGAACGCTGGAAACACTCACCGGAATTGATTTAATTATCGACGATACGCCGGAGGCGGTTATCCTTTCAGGGTTCGACCCGGTAAGGCGTGAAATTGCAAGACTATCGCTGGAAAAACTCATTGTTGACGGCAGAATTCACCCGGCAAGAATTGAGGAGATGTATGAAAAGGCGAAAAAAGAAGTTGAAACACAAATTAAGCAGGAGGGTGAAAACGCAACGTTTGAAACCGGCGTTCACGGCCTGCATCCTGAAATTATTAAACTTTTGGGCAAACTGCGGTTCCGCACCAGCTATGGACAAAATGTGCTGAAACATTCCATTGAGGTGTCCCACATAGCAGGCCTTATTGCAGGCGAGCTGGGAGCCGACATTACCATGGCAAAACGGGCAGGGCTTTTGCACGATTTGGGTAAAGCTGCCGACCATGAAATGGAAGGCTCACACGTTACCATTGGTGCAGACCTTGCGAAAAAATATAAAGAGAGCAAAGATATTGTCCACGCGATTATGGCGCACCACGGCGATATTGAAGCAACCACAGTGGTTGCAGTTATCGTTCAGGCGGCAGATGCAATTTCAGCGGCGCGGCCGGGTGCAAGAAGAGAGAATATCGAATCGTACATAAAGCGCCTTGAAAAGCTTGAGGAAATCGCAAATTCCTTTGAGGGCGTTGAAAAATCATTTGCAATCCAGGCTGGCAGAGAAGTCAGAATTATGGTTAGTCCTGAAAATATTAAGGACGACAGCATCACACTCATTGCCCGCGACATCGTTAAGAAAATCGAAAATGAACTGGAATATCCGGGGCAGATTAAAGTTAACGTAATTCGTGAAACAAGAGCAGTTGAGTACGCAAAATAG
- a CDS encoding sialidase family protein yields MMVHVSSFAFIKNVIYMTYYASQNNEAEDPKYHTARLVYCPADDVENKTYIDLQAAGDTFGGKTVDAVYDTILMHKDDETIYLMWTAMLSGNYYRLYRTFNTSEKTFSEIKINKLKIDDFICDFSYSGIQTIFAEKNLGYKKMYSDIGIMQKISSRTENGEVYYYTGAYSGDHTFIIKSKDLETWEFVAQPDFVNESKWENATYVKDDKCYYFVRQKDESPYGFLTVYHLKEKIWEKPVLIEDCQSRADFIEYGNHLYLFHAPIDREHIGIVHINCNNIKDSSIVLQAKMKESCFYPFVQYGNGALYMSYTVNRHHIKLAKFDAKNYLNAL; encoded by the coding sequence ATGATGGTACATGTGTCCAGTTTTGCTTTTATTAAAAACGTGATATATATGACTTACTATGCAAGTCAAAACAATGAGGCGGAGGATCCAAAATATCATACTGCCCGTCTTGTATATTGTCCTGCAGATGATGTGGAAAATAAGACATATATAGACCTGCAAGCTGCTGGTGATACCTTTGGAGGGAAAACCGTTGATGCCGTATATGATACAATTTTAATGCACAAAGATGACGAAACAATCTATCTGATGTGGACAGCCATGCTATCGGGAAATTATTACAGACTATACCGTACTTTTAACACCTCTGAAAAAACATTCAGTGAAATAAAGATTAATAAACTTAAAATCGATGATTTCATTTGTGATTTTAGTTATTCCGGTATTCAAACGATATTTGCCGAAAAAAATTTAGGATATAAAAAAATGTATTCTGATATTGGCATTATGCAAAAAATTTCATCAAGAACAGAAAACGGCGAAGTTTATTATTACACAGGCGCATACAGCGGAGATCATACGTTTATTATAAAAAGCAAAGATTTGGAAACATGGGAGTTTGTTGCACAGCCTGATTTTGTTAATGAATCGAAATGGGAAAACGCCACCTATGTGAAGGATGATAAATGCTATTATTTTGTCAGACAAAAAGACGAGTCACCATACGGTTTTTTAACCGTTTATCATTTAAAAGAAAAAATATGGGAAAAACCGGTGCTGATAGAGGACTGTCAGTCACGGGCAGATTTTATTGAATATGGCAATCATTTATATCTGTTTCATGCACCCATTGACAGAGAACATATCGGCATCGTCCACATTAATTGCAACAACATTAAAGACAGCAGCATTGTGTTACAGGCAAAAATGAAGGAAAGCTGCTTTTATCCATTTGTTCAATATGGAAACGGTGCGTTATATATGTCATATACGGTAAACCGTCATCATATTAAATTGGCAAAATTCGACGCAAAAAATTACCTGAATGCATTATAA